Below is a window of Populus trichocarpa isolate Nisqually-1 chromosome 3, P.trichocarpa_v4.1, whole genome shotgun sequence DNA.
GTGGACCATTTACTTTTTTATCGACAAAAGTATAGTTGCTAAGTCACGATACAGGCCCTGTATATACAATAAGATTCTTCTAGCTGTAGAGGGATACGTTTGAGCTTCATGCACCATGAGAGGATTCCCAAATTAATATCGTCTGTGAATATTGATCCTTCTTTGGTTTGATTCACCGGAATACGAGATCCGGGAGGATCTGATTAGTGCATAATATGCACTAGCATCCAAATTCTAACTAATCATCGCAATCACAAGATGGACAGGTTTACTTTGTTTgacctttttattattattggtttCTTGTACTTTAACTTGTTCGGcattaaaaaagttgatgcAACGACTGTCGTTTTGTTCCCCTTTAATCCTCCCCCCCTTTTTACTATATTACTATATGAGTTCTTTTTCTATATGTGTTTAATAATAGCATTATCATTTTCTCTTAAAACTAAAGCATGTTGGAAAGGAAATGTTCGCcacctgaaaataaataaatagaaggaaggaaaggaaaggaaaggatgcATTTGTGATCTCATGGGCTAAGGTAAAGAAAAAATCCCTTCATCCCTCgccaaatttaaaaagaaaaaactgaaagGGGTTGAATGTTAGCCTTAAATGTCCCTGTAATCCTTCTGGTCTCCTCTTAATCTCCATACTCAACATATTCTAAGAACACACCAACTTTAAGGAGGTCATTAGAAAgaataaatatatacattataGATGCATTACTTTGATttgaataattcaattaatttttatttttttctgtttaggGGAAAATCTAATTATTGCCCTTTAGGCATATCGTGAAGGATACATGACCATCaagatcaaagagaaaaaaggtgTGGCGGGCAGCAAGAGAAGACAttttttatgggaaaaaaaatatataatcccCCACCTCTCAACAAAATACTGGCtctatttattattacaaaCAAAGCTATGATTTCTCTACTAATCAAGACTTTAACAAGGTGCTCTATGTGTAATGATATcgattcctttttttataatccTGAGGGCACGCACTTCATCATCATGGGTTTCATATCTTCTTAATTTTCCTGCGAAGAGAGAAGTTGATCCATTCATCACGAAGAAATGATTAAAGAAAGTTGCATTTCAATGGGATTTGATTAAACTAGAACTAAAAGGAAATCCACCCCCCTCCTTTCCTTTCCATTGTTTTAAATTCCTTTATTTTtcgttcaagaaaaaaagaattgccaatatttgtagttttttcttctttaagtaTGGTCGACCCACCATGCACCTTCAGTGAGAACAGTTCCAAAAGCAATTGGGAACAAAAGTAGGCAATCAAGGAGCTTGATTTTACTTAAAAAGATATTAGCCTGGGAGACATGATAATCAAACTCCATATTAATGCTCAATCACATTATCTTTGGTTTTAGGTACATGTCTTGTAGATTAGAGGAGCTTTTTATACAgaacaaatcaaaaataaaaggcCAAAAAGGAAGATCCACTTTTGTTCAATAGACGACAAATTGTacgcttttgttttatatgttattcctgtttactgtttttttttataaaaaaaatatcatcttttttttagaaaaaaatctctTCAAGTAAATCGCAAAGTGCTGGTGGCATTCATACGAGGACACACTTACAttgtttatttccttttttcacCGTGTGAAATGACATGCAAGAAGAAAGTATTCTTATAAAACCAGGCTAGTTAATTTTATGACCTGagaatatgaaaattaaatttatattatttttttattaaattaaaatataaattaatccagTCAAATCCAATATATTCACCTAATCAAAActtaaatgaaatattatttgatttttttaaaaaaaataattaaaataatattatttcaaatcaatctaCCTAACATATCATCTAAACTATAAATAAGGTTATAAACCAAACTAAGTTTTACAACCATGAAAACAAGGTTGGTAGCATAAAATGAGAGCACGAGTTGATCGCTGGTTTAATAACCATGAGGACAATGTTGGTAGCGTTAATAACACCAATAATGTTGATTGTTGGTTTAATTTCTTGCTAGTGAAAAACAACCAAAAGagctaaaattatttaaaagaacatATAGACAATCTATCTATGACTAAAAAACCCCCCTAACTCATCATCTAAACTATAGTCACGAGAGATTTTTCTCATTGATATATTTAAGGATGTATTTTATTATCTGGTTTATTATATCAGTAATATTGTCGGTAAAAATTacatgttattatattatttgatttttttttattctcctattataatttcattagtATATctcgataaaaaaattatattcgtGTTTATTGATGgatttagaaatgaaaaattttattattaaaatttaccgTAATAtactgataaatttttttatcaatattttaatttgcatttaataattttttgattgctTGTAAAAAGCTACCACTCCTTTTCCTCGCAGATTAATTACGAATCGACTAATACGACAATATCATCGAATCTTTTAATCAAGAACGTAGCATATATTAACCCATTATTTAAGAGTTTTTATGGCTTGAAGCGACGGAAAACCCTTAATATATAGCATGCACGTGCATGAcccataaataatatattcagtTAGTCattattattgaattgaaaGGGCAAGCTTCCTGCTTGattacatggttattaattaaataatctatttatttttttcattaatctgAGTACCTTACTTCCAAAACAGGAAGAAAGACGAGGTTACAAGCAAGAAGTTCATGCAAAATCGATGATGATTTGCCTTGAGCAGATACTCCGATTGCACAGCCTCTTAAATTCCATTTTTGCACGTGTCAAGGGCTTGCTTAGTAGGGAGTGGATTGTCCTTTGACATTGCAGGGATAAGCTTTccggattgatttttttttctagctgtTAAGGCGTGTGGCCActttccaatatatatatatatatatatatatatatatagagagagagagagagagagagagagagagataattaTAATCTAGTTTTTATAGtttgtcaaaattaattaattaattaattaatgtagtgttaaaaacaatcaactagtgttgatcaattttaatttaatattattttttaaaaataatttattttctcttcaaaCTTTTCGCcccatttacttattttttagtctttctttaaaattaaaaattataaaaaatgtgaAACAGTTGAAAAGAGTTgtgttataaataaatataaaaaatataacaatttcAGAGATTagaggattaattaattatttttgctaaACTACAAGAACtaagttataataataataataataataataataataataataatcaactaCGTACCTCTATATCCTTTTCTTTATCGGaagaacttttttcttttatatttttgtaatttatggTAAGCACCTTCCCTTCAGagggaaatgaatttttttattatgtgccGACACATATGAGCTAACTATAGAATTAAAAACTTTTGACTTAGAATTGATTGAAccaaattattatgaatttttatggtgtttattAACTATATAACTagtaatttcttattaattatttattaaaattattttaataaaaaaaatataactagagagagaaattctaggtgatgatatttttatcattttttatgggTCATAAGTTTTATTTGTATTGGTATCTTTCTTCAAGGTGAACCCAAGAAATAACTAATAAGatattagtaattattttttgagtaCCATAATATTTTCCCTAAATAATTAGGATATTTGGTATTACTCTAATAAGTCGGCACCATTGAATTGAATGGACTTCATGTTACcaaagtatttatattttatatttttcttgctatttatcatgaagaaaaaagaaaattattatccaTTAGAAAATTACGTTACATTACAGCACAACtgcataaattaataaacagaatatcatttaattaaaaaaaatactagctaattaattaacctcTTGCCTAATAATTCGTGTATCAGCTGGTCTTCCCATGATGTTTGATAAGGAATTTCAATTCTTGTTTATCatcactttataaaaaaaattccgctacgactttttctttgttttacttttttaagattttaaccAAATAAGACTTTCCCTTGCAAAGgggaaaattttgtttttatttggactTTGCAGTGAATATATAGTGTGATATTCAAGCCAGATTATTTAAATCCAAGcaataattaagaaaaggagagaaagaagTTGTTAGACgggaatataaattatattttgagattttatttaaaaatttaagatattaaattaatattgttttttaatatattagattaaattaattttttaatatagtataaaAACATCTATCATTAACCAAAAGATTATGAGTTCAAAACTCTCCATATATATCAATTGATCTATTTGGCAAAACTATGCATGAGATATTAATGGATctgttttatttgataaaataacggtaaatataaaataacggtgaatttatatagttttcaagtaaaaaaattatatttaaagaggtgtatatgaaaaaatataaattatattttagaaatgatTGTTTGACAGCAGTGTTAGaattgaaagagagagaaggattTCGGGGGTGTATCagattttcttgtttcttttttctcaaaaagATATAAAGTCAACCTCAAAATAAACCCACCTAGTGGACACTGAGTTTCAAGCGGGACTAGGATGAAGATGATAAGTATTGTAATGAGGCTGATAATACCAAAGGGAGAATGAGACGGAATCTAACTCGTCATCTTGCCTCCAGCATCATCACATCTCAGATTATTATTACATCAGTACTAACTATACACATAGGATAGGAGTGGCACTGCTTAATTCTCTCCTCGATCGCCTTTACATGAAAAGCCATGATGTTAATAACCCATTAAACATTGTTGGGTGCTACAGCATTATGAGCCATCTCCATCCCATGATTTTTATTCTccatctccttttcttctttcatcttAAGATATAGACCATAGACATAAGAACAAAAACCCCACCCACAAAGAACAGTGGACACTACCTTGACACCACCAAACTCATCTCCGTAGACCACCACCCCTCCTAACACGTTCATGGCCAAGAGGGCAGTCATGCAAATCCCTCCTGTTAGTGATGATGTTAAGAAAACCATTCCTGCTGTGCCCATGAAGCATAACTGCCAAGTAACCACGTTAGCAAACACTGTAACCCAATAAACCCTTGCTCCTTTATCAAACCTGACCTGGCTTTCCCGTTTCATCTCTGAAAAACCACCGGCTGATGCCATCCCCATGGTGGCCAGAGCTGTGGCTGCAATCTCCATCACCAGCTGCATTTCCACCACCATCTCATAACAGTAGATCCTTCTGTATATCTTCTCCATGACTGGTAAATATAAGGCAAATAACAAGCCCGCTCCTATTGTCGATAAGAAGCCAATGAAATATTTTGCACGGGTTAGACCTTGGGACTTGTCATGGCTTGAACCTAAAGCCAAAAGAACTGAACTTAGGGTCAAGAGGATTACACagttgaaattttgaaaagtgATCTTTTGTTTTACTATGATCGCTGAGAGGATGAGATTGAACACTAGCTGTGAAGACAAAAGGAGAGATGAGGTTGATACTGGGAGATAAGAATTACCCCAAGAAAAGAGAAGGTTGTTCAAGCCTAACATGAGACCTATGAAGATTGATAAGATTAACAGTTTTGGAGTGAAGAGACTAAATGGACGTCTATCAGTGCATTTGAAGACATAAAAAGGGAGGTAAATAGGGAAGAGAAGGAGAGGGAAACCCGCGGATTGAACCCATGTAGAGACCCATCTGCTAGAACCTTGATGGTTGAAATAAAACTTCGAGAGTAAACTAGAAGAGAGCGAGCCCACAAACAGGAACGAGTAGTTGATCACCAAAAGAAAGATATATCTCTTGTTTGTCCTGGCCTTTTGGTCTTCTTGCACACTAATT
It encodes the following:
- the LOC7465377 gene encoding probable purine permease 4 translates to MDVLVHASPPNSPKPHLYSPSALKTKNNIETIQEQQKPHQDSSSSQSPVITMSNDSISVQEDQKARTNKRYIFLLVINYSFLFVGSLSSSLLSKFYFNHQGSSRWVSTWVQSAGFPLLLFPIYLPFYVFKCTDRRPFSLFTPKLLILSIFIGLMLGLNNLLFSWGNSYLPVSTSSLLLSSQLVFNLILSAIIVKQKITFQNFNCVILLTLSSVLLALGSSHDKSQGLTRAKYFIGFLSTIGAGLLFALYLPVMEKIYRRIYCYEMVVEMQLVMEIAATALATMGMASAGGFSEMKRESQVRFDKGARVYWVTVFANVVTWQLCFMGTAGMVFLTSSLTGGICMTALLAMNVLGGVVVYGDEFGGVKVVSTVLCGWGFCSYVYGLYLKMKEEKEMENKNHGMEMAHNAVAPNNV